Genomic window (Sphingomonas japonica):
GCTCGAGCCGGTCACCGTCGGCGGCGTCGTAGTCACCAACGCCACGCTGCACAATGCCGACGAAATCGTGCGGCTGGGCGTCCATCCCGGCGACCGCGTGGTGATCCAGCGCGCCGGCGACGTCATTCCCCAAATCGTCGAGAACCTGTCGCGCGACGACACCCGCGCGCCCTGGCCCTTCCCCGCCGCCTGTCCCGAATGCGGATCGGACGCGGTGCGCGAGGAAGGCGAGGTCGACATCCGCTGCACCGGCGGCCTGATCTGCCCGGCGCAGCGGATCGAGCGGCTGAAGCATTTCGTCAGCCGCGGCGCGATGGATATCGAGGGACTCGGCGGACAGCAGATCGAGGACTTCGTGCGCGACGGCCTAATCCACGCGCCCGCCGACATCTTCCGCCTGACCGAGGACCAGTTGCTGGCCCGCAAGAAGGACGGCCGCGTCTGGGCCACCAACCTGCTCGCAGCGATCGAGGCGAAGCGCCGTCCCGATCCGGTGCGGTTCCTGTTCGGACTGGGCATCCGCCATGTCGGCAGCGTCACCGCGCGCGCGTTGCTCAAGGTGTTCGCGACCGTCGAAGCGATCGCCGCCGTCGCTTCCGATCCGGAACGCCGCGCGGAGATCGAGGCGATCGACGGTATCGGCCCGGCGGTCGCGCAGGCGCTGACCGACTTTTTCGCCGAGGCCCACAACCGCGACGCGTGGGACGACCTGCTGCGCGAAGTCAGCCCTGCCCCCTATGTAGCGACCAGCCGCGACTCGTCGGTCAGCGGCAAGACGATCGTGTTCACCGGCACGCTGGAAACGCTGTCACGCGACGAGGCCAAGGCGCAGGCCGAGGCGCTGGGGGCCAAGGTGTCGGGATCGGTCTCGGCAAAGACCGACCTGATCGTCGCCGGCGCCAATGCCGGGTCGAAGCTGAAGAAGGCCGCGGAACTGGGGGTCGCCGTCATCGACGAAGCTGCATGGCGGGAGATCGTCGAGGCCGCAGGGTGATGCAATTGTGCAACGCATCAAAAGTGAATCGAGCCTTGCGGGATTTGTCACAAACCGGACACAAATCGGCGGCAGAGGCAGGCCCTGACGGCGCTCGATAGCGCCGCGTCTGTCCGCGCAACAATGCGCACTTGGGGAAAATTCATGCGGATCAAGCTCTTTGCCAGCGTGGCCTTTGCCGCGCTCACGATTCCCGGCGCGGCCTTCGCGCAGTCGGCCGGTTCGGTTGATTTCGACACGGACGCCGGCGAGGAAATCGTCGTTACCGGATCGCGCGAGACCGATGTCGGCGGTGTCGAGATCCCCGAGACGTCGAAGGCAAAGGTGTCGATCAGCGACGAGCTGATCCGCCGCCAGCGTCCGGGTCAAACGATCAACGACATCATCAACCTGGTGCCGGGCGTCAGCTTCCAGAACAACGATCCCTACGGTTCGTCGGGTGGCGGTTTCCGCATCCGCGGCTTCGATTCGTCGCGCATCTCTCAGACGCTCGACGGTATCCCGCTCAACGACTCGGGCAACTACGCGATCTACACCAACCAGCAGGTCGATCCGGAGATTCTCGAATCGGTCACCGTCGATCTCGGCTCGACCGACGTCGACAGCCCGACCGCATCGGCGGTCGGCGGCACGATCAACCTGCTGACGCGCGAGCCGAGCGAAGAGCTCTCGGCCTATTTCGCGGCATCCTACGGCGAATACGACTATAACCGCGTGTTCGGCATGATCGACACCGGCGACATCACCGGGTTCGGCACCAAGGCATTCTTCTCGGCATCGAGCGTCGCCTATGACAGCCCGTTCAACAATTACGGCGACATCGAGAAGCAGCAGTATAACGGCCGCATCTATCAGGATATCGGCTCGAACGGCGACTTCGTCTCGGTCGCCGGCCATTACAACGAGAACCGCAACAACTTCTACGGCTCGCTGCCGCTGCGTTCGGTCGATGGCGCCACGGTCGGCGGCGGTTCGAGCAACCGTTTCCCCAACTCGTTCGATGAAGCACAGTACACGATCAACTTCCCCTGTGCGCTCGACACGCCGCAGGCCGGCGTTGCCGACACTCCGTCCGGCTGCGGCACCGAGTTCGACCGCCGCTACAACCCGTCGAACACCGGCAACATCCGCGGCCGCTCGCGCTTCACGCTGGCCGACGGCTTGGTCTTCACGCTCGATCCCAGCTTCCAGTACACCAAGGCCAATGGCGGCGGCACGGTCACTGGCATTGAGAACCCCGATGCGCCGTTCTTCGGGTATGTCGGCAACAGCTATAATTTCGGTCTCGACCTGAACGGGGACGGCGATACGCAAGACCGCGTCACGCTGGTCGCGCCCAGCCAGACGCAGACGCGCCGGTACATGGTGATCTCAAACCTGATCTACGACTTCAACGACACCAACCGCGTCCGTCTCGCCTACACGTTCGATCGCGCGATCCATCGTCAGACGGGTGAGGTCGGCTTTGTGGACGTTACCGGCGAGCCTTTCGACGTGTTCCCGGTCAACGATCCGATCGTCGATGCCAATGGCAACATCGTCCAGAAGCGCAACCGCCGCTCGTTTGCGACGCTCAACCAGATTTCGGGCGAGTATCGCGGCAAGTTCCTCGAAGAACGTCTGACCGTGAACCTGGGTCTGCGCCTGCCGTTCTTCAGCCGCGATCTCGACCAGCGCTGCTTCACGACGTCGGCGAGCGGTTTCGTCGATTGCTTGGCGCCTGAGGACAACGCTGCCTATGCCGCGGCCAATCCGTACAGCGTCGATCCGGTGACCGGCGAGGTAACCGGCTTCGCACCGCCGCAGGAGCGCGAATACAACTACAATCAACTGCTCCCCAGCGTCGGCTTCATCTTCAACTTCACGCCCGAAGCCAGCGTGTTCGGCAACTGGACCAAGGGCCTTTCGGCGCCGCAGACCGACCAGCTCTATTCGGCGATCTACTTCGACGAGGGCAGCGAGTCGGCAGAACCCGAGCCGGAGACCACCAACAGCTTCGATGCCGGCTTCCGTTATGCCAGCGGCATCGTGCAGGCACAGGTGAGCGGCTTCTACATCAAGTTCGACAACCGCATCGCCACTGCGTTCGATCCGGTGCTGGGCGAGAACATCTCGCGCAACATCGGCAAGGTCACGCGCTACGGCGTCGATGGCAGCATCTCGGTAAAGCCGATCCCGCAGGTCGAAGCGTACGTGTTCGGCTCGTACCTCAATTCGGAGATCGAGGACGATCTGCTCCTGGCCAACGGCGACTTCGCTCCGACTGGCGGCAAGCAGGAGTCGGGCGTTTCGGAGTGGTCGTTCGGTGGCCGTCTCGAAGCGATGCTCGGCCCGGTCACGTTGGGCGGGCAGGCCAAGTATACGGGCTCGCGCTTCATCAACGACCTCAACCTGCCGCTGGTACAGACGGTGGACGGGGTCCCCAACACCGCGGTCTTCCCGGCCAAGGCACCGGCCTACACGCTGGTCGATCTCGATGCGTCGATCGATCTCGATCAGGTCGGGCTGACCGGCACCCGCTTCCAGCTCAACGTGTCGAACCTCTTCAACGAGTTCTACGTCGGCTACATCGCGGGCAGCTCGAACAACACCAGCGTCCCGTTCGTCCAGGTCGGCGCCCCGCGCGCCGTCAGCGGATCGCTGATCTTCTCGTTCTGATCTGGACGTCAACATCGATCTGATCGGCCGTCGCCCCACCGGGCGGCGGCCGACCTTCTTTACGAGGCCCGCGTCGTCCCTTTGCGCTCGCATGGACCATCGCTATAGCGCTGCCGTGGCCACGCTTCCCGCCCCCCCCGCTCCCGCCCCGGCCCGTCCGGGCCTGTTGTCGCGTCCATTTTTCGAAGACAAGGCGCGGGCCTTCTGGCTGCTGCAGGCGGCGGGCTGGTCGGGCTATCTGGTGCTGCGCATGGTGTCGGGCGTGTCGAACAACCCGACGCTCGAAAAGGTCATCCCGATCATCATCGAGGCGATCGTCGGCTATTGTCTGACGCTGCTCCTGTCGACGCTGTACGGCTATTATCGACGCCTGCCGCGGATCAGCGGCATCCTGGCGGTGATCGCCACGCTGCTCGCCGCAACGGTGATCTATGCGACGCTGCAGGCGCTGACCTTTCCGATCGCCTCGCTCGCCCAACCCGAACTGACCGCCAGCCGCGTGCTCGGCTATATGTTCCTGACCTTCACCGTGCTGGCCGGCTGGTCGGCGCTCTATTTCGGCATCAACTTCTACCTGATCGTCGAAGAGCAGATCGATCAGATGCAGAAGCTGGAAATCCAGGCGTCGTCGGCGCAGCTGGCGATGCTGCGCTATCAGCTCAATCCGCATTTCCTGTTCAACACGCTCAATTCGATCTCGACGCTGGTCCTGCTCAAACAGACCGATCGCGCCAATGCGATGCTCAGCCGCCTTGCTTCGTTCCTGCGCTACACGCTCGCCAACGAGCCGACCGCGTCGGTGACGCTGGCGCAGGAGGTCGAGACGCTCAAGCTCTATCTCGAGATCGAGAAGATGCGTTTCGACGAACGTCTGCGTACGCGATTCGAGATCGATCCGCGGGCAGTGCGGGCGCGATTGCCGTCGCTTTTGCTGCAACCGCTGGTCGAAAACGCGATCAAATACGCCGTAACGCCCCAGGAAGAGGGGGCGGATATCGCGATTTCTGCCCGGCTCGCCGGAGATCGGGTGCATATCGCTGTGTCCGATACCGGACCGGGGTTGATCGGCAGCAAAACTAGGCCAAGCCTTTCCACCGGCGTGGGGCTGGCCAATATTCGCGAGCGGTTGATGCAGGCATTCGGCCCGGATCACCGTTTCGGAACGGGTCCGAACCCAAAAGGCGGGTTCCGCGTTGAAATCGACATACCGTTCCAGTTCGAGGAACCGACACGCGAGGCAGCATGACCATTCGAACCATCCTCGTCGACGATGAGCCCCTGGCGATCCAGGGGCTCGAATTGCGACTGCAGGCGCACGAGGACGTCGAGATCATCGACAAATGCATGAACGGACGCGAGGCGATCCGCGCGATCAAGACCCACAAGCCCGACCTCGTCTTTCTCGATATCCAGATGCCCGGCTTCGACGGCTTTTCCGTCGTCCAGGGCCTGATGGAAGTCGAACCGCCGCTGTTCGTGTTCGTCACCGCCTATTCCGACCACGCGATCCGCGCATTCGAAGCGCAGGCGATGGACTATCTGATGAAGCCGGTCGAGGAGGCACGGCTCGCCGACACGCTCGACCGGGTTCGGTTGCGCATCTCCGAGAAGCGCGGAGCGGTCGAAGTCGATCGGTTGATGGAGGTGCTCGCGGAGGTCGCGCCGGACGCCGTCGAGAATATCGGCGAGGCCGGCCCCGACCAGCTTGCCGCCAACCGTTTCGAAAAGCTCATCAACATCAAGGATCGCGGCCAGATCTTCCGCGTCGATGTCGATACGATCGAACGCATCGACGCGGCCGGCGATTACATGTGCATCTATACCGGCGACAACACGCTGATCCTGCGCGAAACGATGAAGGATCTGGAGAAGCGGCTCGACCCGCGCCGGTTCCAGCGCGTCCACCGCTCGACGATCGTCAATCTCGACTTGGTCAAGCAGGTCAAGCCGCACACCAATGGCGAATGCTTCCTCGTGCTCGATTCGGGGGCGCAGGTGAAGGTCAGCCGCAGCTATCGCGACGTGGTGGCGCGCTTCGTCCATTGAGGCCGGGTCGCCAGCCCTGAATCCGTTCGTGTCGAGCGAAGTCGAGACATTTTGCGCAACGTCGGCAGTCCGCCGCTCGGCACGAAACAGCCGCACAACCCGCCAGAGGCGCGGGTTGCTGGCGGGTGATTATTCGGGAGCCGCCGCGTCGGCGACGCCTTCATCATCGGTATTTTCGCCGGCGTCCTGAAACCACGCCTCGACCTCGCCCGACAGCTTGATCGTCAGCGGCTGACCGTGGCGGTCGACCTTCTTGCCGAGCGCGACGCGGATCCAACTTTCGGGGATCGAATATTCCTCGACGTCGCGGCGCTCGATGCCTTTGAAACGAATGCCGATGCCGCGCTGGAGCGCAGCCTGGTCGAAATGTGGGCTGTTCGGATTGATCGACAGCCGATCGGGGGGAGTATCGCTCATCGGGCAAGCCCATAGCGCCTAATCCGGCGCGAGCAATCGCTGGCGACGAAAAGGGAGGCGACACCCGGTCGCCTCCCAGCGTGCTTCAGCAATACCGGACGCGCACACGGCGGCCCAGATAGGGGTCGTATGCCCGGCGCACGCAGCTTTGGCGGTATGCCCGGCGCGGATTGTAATAGGCGCGCGGGGCATAGCGATAGCGAGGACCGTAGCGATAGCGCGGACCGTAATAGCCGCGATCGTAATAGCCGTTGTTGTTGGATGCGATCGCCGCACCAAGCGCAAGTCCGGCGATACCACCGATCACAGCGCCGGTGGCGACGTCGCCGCCGCGGTCATAATGACGATAACGATATTGGGCTTCGGCAGGTGCGGCCACCGTCAGCGCGGTGGCGCCAGCGACCATACCGAGCACAGCTTTTGACAGCAGGTTCATGGGTCAGCCTCCTCATACTGGGCGCTACTCAGGCCCAGCGATGCGGCCTGTCTTGAAGCGCCGGAATGCCGTATCTACGCACAAGCGGCTGAATGGTGCCGGAATTCGCCGTTCATTATCGGTGCAGAAAAATGAAGGGCGCGCGCAATGGCCTATTGGCTGATGAAGTCGGAACCCGAAGCGTTTGGCTGGAACGATCTGGTCCGCGACGGCAAGACCGAATGGGACGGCGTGCGTAATCACGCCGCCGCCAATCATCTGCGTGCGATGGCTGTCGGCGACGAAGCATTATTCTATCACAGCGGCAAAGGGCCGGAGGCGGTCGCGGTGATGCGTGTGTCGCGCGCTGCACGACCGGACGGCAGCGATGGCAATTGGGTGTCGGTCGAGGTCGTCCCCTTGGCACCGCTTCCCGCGCCTGTGACGCTCAAGGCGATGAAAGCAGAGCCGGCGCTGGCGGACCTGCCGATCCTGCGCCAGTCGCGACTGTCGGTGGCACCGGTAAGCGATGCGGAGTGGAAGACCATCCAAGAAATGGCTCACCGCGCAAAGGGATAGTGCAATCTATTTGCATTTCTGGCGAACATCGCCCAGCCTCGCTGACGTCAATCGCCCGCCCTGAAGGACCGCAATGCCGATGTTTCGCCTGCTGGCTCTCGCCCTCGCCGCGTTGTTGCTCGGCGCAACTGCCCAAGCGCAGACTCCGGTCGAGCGCCACGGGCGCCTCCAGGTGTCGGGAACGCACATCGTCGATCAGGCGGGCAAGCCGGTCACGCTGCGCGGCATGTCGCTGTTCTGGAGCCAGTGGCAGCCGCAATATTACAACGCCGCCACGATCAAGCGCCTGCGCGACGACTGGAAGATCACCGTGATCCGCGCGGCGATGGCGGTCGATTCGGGCGGCTACCGCGCCAATCCCGATGCGGAGATGGCGAAGGTCGAGACCGTCATCGACGCAGCCGTCGCGAATGGCATCTACGTCATCGTCGATTGGCACGCGCACAAACCGCACGCCAAGGAAGCTGCCGCCTTCTTCGCCAGGATCGCGGCGAAATACGGCGCGCTGCCCAACCTCATCTACGAACCCTATAATGAACCGCTGGCGACGCATGCGTGGAAGACGCTGCTCAAGCCCTATCACCAGACCGTACTCGCCAGCATCCGCGCCGCCGATCCGGATAATCTTGTCGTCGTCGGCACGCGCACATGGTCGCAGGACGTCGACGAGGCCGCCGCCGATCCGATCGCCGACCCCAATCTCGCCTACACGCTCCATTACTACGCAGCGACGCACAAGCAGGAGCTGCGCGACAAGGCGGCGCTGGCGATGCAGCGCGGCGCAGCTTTGTTCGTGACCGAATATGGCGTGACCCAGGCTGATGGCGGCAGCTCGATCGACGAGGCCGAAGCGAGGCGCTGGTGGGATTTCCTCGAAGCCAGTGGCATCAGCTATGCCAACTGGTCGATCGCCGACAAGGACGAGCTGTCGGCTGCGTTTCGGCCGGGAACGCCCGGCGACGGCACATGGACGGAGGATCAGGTGACGCGGTCGGGCAAGCTGGTGCGCGACCAGATCAGGGCGATGAACGCCGACTAGATCAGTCGAGCGGGATCGGCACGCGTTCGCCTTCGACCTTCTCGCGTTTCTTGCCGATGCCGACGAGCGTGCCGACGTCGCTCAGCAGCTTGACTGGATTGGTCGCCTCCCCCGGTTCCTCGCAGCAGCTGTCGGGATCGACCAGCTTTCCGACCGCGCGTACCAGGAAGGTCGCACCGCCGAACAGATCGACACCGGTCGTGCAGCCTTGCGACAGCGTGCCGCACGGCGCGCGCGTCGCCGCCAGCGCACCCGCACCGGTCGCATCGGGGTTGCTGGGCAGCGGCCTGTTGGGTGGTGGCCGCTCGCCGGGCAGCGGCAGCCGGTAGGCGCTGCCGGCCCGGCCGCACACGACGATGTCCTCGTCCTCGCTCGGTTCGGTAGCGCATGGCTCGGCGAGCACCGACCAGCGCTGCGTCCCGTCGGCGGTCTGTTCAGGAGCAGTGACGGTGGCGTCCTGGACGGCCAGCGCCAGCACTAGCGACAGGATCATCGACGAACACCTCGTTGCGGACGCGCGCAGTCAAGCACATTCGCGCGCCCGGCAACAGGGGTTTGCTACTTATGCCGCCTTGGCGCGGCTCTGCTTCTTGCGCTCGTTGGGGTCGAGGAAGCGCTTGCGCAGCCGGATCGACTTTGGCGTCACCTCGACCATCTCGTCGTCGTCGATATACGCGATCGCCTGCTCCAGCGTCAGCCGCTTCGGCGGGGTCAGCCGGATCGCGTCGTCCTTGCCGGTCGACCGGAAATTGGTCAGCTGCTTGGACTTCATCGGATTGACCTCGAGGTCCTCGGGCTTGGCGTTCTCGCCGATGATCATGCCCTCGTAAAGCGGCTCGCCCGGCGACACCATCAGGATGCCGCGTTCTTCCAATGGCCCGAGCGCATAGGCGACCGCCTCGCCATTGCCGTTCGAGATCAGCACGCCGTTCTTGCGGCCCTCGATCTTGCCCTTGTGCGGGCCATAGCGTTCGAAGAGCCGGTTCATGATGCCCGTGCCGCGCGTGTCCGACAGGAACTCGCCATGATAGCCGATCATCCCGCGCGAGGGCGCGCTGAAGGTGATGCGCGTCTTGCCGCCGCCCGAGGGGCGCATGTCGGTCATCTCGGCCTTGCGGATCGCCATCTTCTCGACGACCGTGCCCGAATATTCGTCGTCGACGTCGATGATGACCGTCTCGTACGGCTCCTCGCGGCCCGCCTCGCCATCGCGGAACAGCACGCGCGGACGGCTGATGCCGAGCTCGAAGCCCTCGCGGCGCATCGTCTCGATGACGACGCCAAGCTGCAATTCGCCGCGCCCGGCGACCTCGAAGCTGTCCTTGTCCTCGGCCTCGGTGACCTTGATCGCGACGTTGCTCTCGGCTTCGCGGAACAGGCGGTCGCGGATCATGCGGCTGGTGACCTTGGTCCCCTCGCGTCCCGCCATCGGCGAATCATTGACGGCAAAGCGCATCGACAGCGTCGGCGGATCGA
Coding sequences:
- a CDS encoding TonB-dependent receptor, whose protein sequence is MRIKLFASVAFAALTIPGAAFAQSAGSVDFDTDAGEEIVVTGSRETDVGGVEIPETSKAKVSISDELIRRQRPGQTINDIINLVPGVSFQNNDPYGSSGGGFRIRGFDSSRISQTLDGIPLNDSGNYAIYTNQQVDPEILESVTVDLGSTDVDSPTASAVGGTINLLTREPSEELSAYFAASYGEYDYNRVFGMIDTGDITGFGTKAFFSASSVAYDSPFNNYGDIEKQQYNGRIYQDIGSNGDFVSVAGHYNENRNNFYGSLPLRSVDGATVGGGSSNRFPNSFDEAQYTINFPCALDTPQAGVADTPSGCGTEFDRRYNPSNTGNIRGRSRFTLADGLVFTLDPSFQYTKANGGGTVTGIENPDAPFFGYVGNSYNFGLDLNGDGDTQDRVTLVAPSQTQTRRYMVISNLIYDFNDTNRVRLAYTFDRAIHRQTGEVGFVDVTGEPFDVFPVNDPIVDANGNIVQKRNRRSFATLNQISGEYRGKFLEERLTVNLGLRLPFFSRDLDQRCFTTSASGFVDCLAPEDNAAYAAANPYSVDPVTGEVTGFAPPQEREYNYNQLLPSVGFIFNFTPEASVFGNWTKGLSAPQTDQLYSAIYFDEGSESAEPEPETTNSFDAGFRYASGIVQAQVSGFYIKFDNRIATAFDPVLGENISRNIGKVTRYGVDGSISVKPIPQVEAYVFGSYLNSEIEDDLLLANGDFAPTGGKQESGVSEWSFGGRLEAMLGPVTLGGQAKYTGSRFINDLNLPLVQTVDGVPNTAVFPAKAPAYTLVDLDASIDLDQVGLTGTRFQLNVSNLFNEFYVGYIAGSSNNTSVPFVQVGAPRAVSGSLIFSF
- a CDS encoding sensor histidine kinase encodes the protein MDHRYSAAVATLPAPPAPAPARPGLLSRPFFEDKARAFWLLQAAGWSGYLVLRMVSGVSNNPTLEKVIPIIIEAIVGYCLTLLLSTLYGYYRRLPRISGILAVIATLLAATVIYATLQALTFPIASLAQPELTASRVLGYMFLTFTVLAGWSALYFGINFYLIVEEQIDQMQKLEIQASSAQLAMLRYQLNPHFLFNTLNSISTLVLLKQTDRANAMLSRLASFLRYTLANEPTASVTLAQEVETLKLYLEIEKMRFDERLRTRFEIDPRAVRARLPSLLLQPLVENAIKYAVTPQEEGADIAISARLAGDRVHIAVSDTGPGLIGSKTRPSLSTGVGLANIRERLMQAFGPDHRFGTGPNPKGGFRVEIDIPFQFEEPTREAA
- a CDS encoding LytR/AlgR family response regulator transcription factor — protein: MTIRTILVDDEPLAIQGLELRLQAHEDVEIIDKCMNGREAIRAIKTHKPDLVFLDIQMPGFDGFSVVQGLMEVEPPLFVFVTAYSDHAIRAFEAQAMDYLMKPVEEARLADTLDRVRLRISEKRGAVEVDRLMEVLAEVAPDAVENIGEAGPDQLAANRFEKLINIKDRGQIFRVDVDTIERIDAAGDYMCIYTGDNTLILRETMKDLEKRLDPRRFQRVHRSTIVNLDLVKQVKPHTNGECFLVLDSGAQVKVSRSYRDVVARFVH
- a CDS encoding DUF3297 family protein produces the protein MSDTPPDRLSINPNSPHFDQAALQRGIGIRFKGIERRDVEEYSIPESWIRVALGKKVDRHGQPLTIKLSGEVEAWFQDAGENTDDEGVADAAAPE
- a CDS encoding EVE domain-containing protein, which encodes MAYWLMKSEPEAFGWNDLVRDGKTEWDGVRNHAAANHLRAMAVGDEALFYHSGKGPEAVAVMRVSRAARPDGSDGNWVSVEVVPLAPLPAPVTLKAMKAEPALADLPILRQSRLSVAPVSDAEWKTIQEMAHRAKG
- a CDS encoding glycoside hydrolase family 5 protein encodes the protein MFRLLALALAALLLGATAQAQTPVERHGRLQVSGTHIVDQAGKPVTLRGMSLFWSQWQPQYYNAATIKRLRDDWKITVIRAAMAVDSGGYRANPDAEMAKVETVIDAAVANGIYVIVDWHAHKPHAKEAAAFFARIAAKYGALPNLIYEPYNEPLATHAWKTLLKPYHQTVLASIRAADPDNLVVVGTRTWSQDVDEAAADPIADPNLAYTLHYYAATHKQELRDKAALAMQRGAALFVTEYGVTQADGGSSIDEAEARRWWDFLEASGISYANWSIADKDELSAAFRPGTPGDGTWTEDQVTRSGKLVRDQIRAMNAD
- the typA gene encoding translational GTPase TypA; this encodes MNLRNVAIIAHVDHGKTTLVDQLFRQSGTFRDNQRVEERAMDSNDLEKERGITILAKCTSVEWHGAEGDTRINIVDTPGHADFGGEVERILSMVDGVILLVDAAEGAMPQTKFVTGKALALGLRPIVVVNKVDRSDARIQEVLDEVFDLFVSLEANDDQLDFPVLFASGRNGYASEDADVREGTLTPLFETIVRHVPAPSADPDGPFKFLVTLLDRDNFLGRILTGLVFSGSIKTNAPIHALDPDGKIVETGRASKIMAFRGLERVPVDEAQAGDIISLAGLTTATVANTIADPSVSEPLHAQPIDPPTLSMRFAVNDSPMAGREGTKVTSRMIRDRLFREAESNVAIKVTEAEDKDSFEVAGRGELQLGVVIETMRREGFELGISRPRVLFRDGEAGREEPYETVIIDVDDEYSGTVVEKMAIRKAEMTDMRPSGGGKTRITFSAPSRGMIGYHGEFLSDTRGTGIMNRLFERYGPHKGKIEGRKNGVLISNGNGEAVAYALGPLEERGILMVSPGEPLYEGMIIGENAKPEDLEVNPMKSKQLTNFRSTGKDDAIRLTPPKRLTLEQAIAYIDDDEMVEVTPKSIRLRKRFLDPNERKKQSRAKAA